The Vibrio cyclitrophicus sequence TATTGTGCGAATTCCATAGAGAATTGGCCACGACCAGAAGTGATAGTACGTAGGTGACCGATGTAGCCGAACATCTCAGAAAGAGGTACGTCAGCTTTAATACGAACACCAGTAACGCCAGCTTGTTGATCTTTGATCATGCCACGACGACGGTTAAGGTCACCGATAACATCACCAACGTGATCGTCTGGAGTGAACACGTCAACGTTCATGATTGGCTCAAGAAGTTGCGCGCCAGCTTTAGGCATAGATTGACGGAATGCGCCTTTCGCTGCGATTTCAAATGCGATAGCAGATGAATCGACTGCGTGGAAGCCACCATCGAACAGTTCAACTTCAACGTCTAGAGTTGGGAAGCCAGCTAGTACGCCGTTTTCCATCATAGATGCGAAGCCTTTCTCAACTGCAGGCCAGAATTCTTTAGGAACGTTACCGCCCACAACTACAGAGTTGAACTTGAAGCCAGAACCTGCTTCGCCTGGTTTGATACGGTAATCGATCTTACCGAATTGACCAGAACCACCAGATTGCTTCTTGTGCGTGTAGCTATCTTCAATTGCTTGAGTGATAGTTTCACGGTAAGCAACTTGAGGAGCACCTACAGTTAGGTCAACGCCGTATGTACGCTTAAGGATATCTACCTTGATGTCTAGGTGAAGTTCACCCATACCTTTCAGGATAGTTTCGCCAGTCTCTTCGTCAGTCTCAACTTGGAAAGATGGATCTTCTGCAACCATTTTACCGATCGCGATACCCATTTTCTCAGAACCGCCTTTATCTTTTGGAGATACAGCGATTGAGATTACTGGAGTTGGGAATACCATTGGCTCAAGCGTTACTTGATCTTTAGGATCACATAGAGTGTGACCAGTTTGCACGTTCTTCATACCAACGATCGCAATGATGTCACCAGCTTGTGCGCTAGTTAGTTCGTTACGGTCATCAGCTTGCATCTCAACCATACGGCCAACACGTTCTGTTTTGCCAGTGAATGAGTTAAGAATCGTGTCACCTTTGTTCAGTTTACCAGAGTAAATACGAACGAAAGTTAGAGCACCGAAGCGGTCATCCATGATTTTGAATGCAAGCGCTTTGAATGTTTCATCTGTAGAAACGATAGCGTGTTCGCCAGTTTCTTCGCCGTTCTCATCCATTAGAGGCTGAGGATCAACTTCAGTTGGTGCTGGTAGGTAATCTACTACAGCATCAAGGATAAGTTGCATACCTTTGTTCTTGAACGCAGAACCACAGAACGTTGGGAAGAATGCGATATCACGAGTACCTTTACGGATACAACGCTTGATGTCTTCGATAGAAGGCTCTTCACCTTCCATGTAAGCTTCCATTAGGTCATCGTCTTGCTCTACAGCAGTTTCGATTAGCTCTTCACGGTATTGCTCAACGTCATCAACCATGTCCGCAGGAACGTCAGTGATTTCGTAGTTTTCAGGAAGACCAGTGTCATCCCAAACGTATGCTTTACGGCTTAGTAGGTCTACAACACCAACGAATTCGTCTTCACGACCGATTGGTAGAACCATAACTAGAGGAGTAGCACCTAGAACGTTTTTAACTTGGTCAACAACGTTGTAGAAATCTGCACCCATACGGTCTAGTTTGTTAACGAAGATCAGACGAGATACTTCTGATTCGTTAGCGTAGCGCCAGTTAGTTTCTGATTGAGGTTCAACACCACCAGAACCACAGAATACACCGATACCGCCATCAAGAACTTTAAGAGAACGGTATACTTCAACTGTGAAGTCAACGTGTCCAGGAGTATCGATAACGTTTAGACGGTGATCGTTCCAAAAACAGCTTACAGCTGCTGATTGGATAGTAATACCGCGCTCAGCTTCCTGTTCCATGAAGTCAGTCGTTGATTCGCCATCATGTACTTCACCAGTCTTGTGGATTTGACCAGTTAGCTTAAGGATACGCTCAGTGGTAGTTGTTTTACCCGCATCAACGTGCGCGAAAATACCAATGTTTCTGTATTTCGATAAATCTGCCATTGTCTTACTCTGTTAATAGGATATAAAATGCGCGCAGAGTATATCACAATCTGTGAAGACTGATAGCTTTGCATGCATTTGGGACTAAAAAACTTTGCCTTTTTCTAACATATAGAAAAAGGCAATCTATGGAAACAATCTAAGTGACTGTTTAGTTTAGTGCTAACTTAGGGCGAATATCATGCTCAAGTTAGACTGAATTTCTGCTGTATAGAGTAGCTGAAGTGAGCTCAATTACAACTCATCAAAAGCATTAATTGCTTCCGATAATTTTTTCACGCCGTGGATCTGCATTCCAGGAATGCCACCTTTAGGCATGTTTGCTGCCGGTACAATCGCTTTCTTAAAGCCGTGTTTAAATGCCTCATTTAGACGCTCTTGCCCACTCGGTACCGGTCGAATCTCACCCGCTAGGCCTACTTCTCCAAATACCACCACATCTTTTGGCAATGCGCGATCTCTGAAACTTGAAAGTAGAGCCATCACCAACGCAAGATCAGCACTGGTTTCGGTTACTTTAACACCACCGACGACATTCACAAACACATCTTGGTCAGCCATTTGTAAGCCGCCGTGTTTATGCAGCACCGCTAATAACAACGAAAGCCTGTTTTGCTCTAGGCCGACAGCGACACGACGTGGGTTTGCCAGCTGCGAATAGTCCACCAGCGCTTGGATTTCAACAAGAAGTGGACGCGTCCCTTCCCAAACCACCATCACGGAACTGCCTGAGGTTTCTTCTTCACCGCGAGACAAGAAAATAGCTGATGGATTGCTGACTTCTTTCAGGCCTTGGCCTGTCATTGCAAACACACCCAACTCATTAACCGCACCAAAACGGTTTTTGTGGCTACGTAGCGTTCTAAAGCGGCTATCGGTTCCGCCATCTAACAGCACGGAACAGTCAATAATGTGTTCAAGTACCTTGGGGCCAGCCAGAGTACCGTCTTTAGTTACGTGTCCCACTAAGAACACAGCAACGTTGTTTTGTTTCGCATAGCGCGTTAATGCCGTTGCTGACTCACGAACTTGAGCAACACTGCCTGGCGATGACTGAACATCAGCGACATGCATAACTTGGATCGAGTCGATAACCATGATCTTAGGCTGCTCTTTTTCAGCGACCTGACAGATTTTATCGACGTTGGTTTCAGAGAGCATTTTTAAGTGCTCTTTTGGTAAGCCCAATCGAGACGCTCGCATCGCTACCTGCTGTAAGGATTCTTCCCCAGTGACATAGAGAGTCGGTAATTGCGAAGAAAGCTGACACATGGTCTGCAGTAACAGGGTTGATTTACCTGCACCGGGATTACCACCGATCAGAATCGCAGCGCCAGGAACGACGCCGCCGCCGAGTACGCGGTCGAGCTCTTTGAAGCCGCTACTAAAACGAGGGACTTCTTGTAGATCAATCTCTGAGAGGGTTTGAACCGAAGATTCTGTTGTGCCCCCCGCATAACCACCACTGAGTCGTTCATTACGCGCAACTTGAGGTGAAGCCGCTAGTCTAACTTCTGTAATCGTGTTCCAAGCACCACATGCGTTGCACTGCCCCTGCCAACGTGGAAAGTCAGCACCACAGTCATTACACACATAAGCTCGTTTTGCCTTAGCCATAAAACCTCAATAATTTACTCAGTTACACAATGATGTTGTCAATTTGTGACTTATTTGACCGTACGGGTGAAAATAAACGTTGCAGTCATACCACTTATACTTAAAGATCGATTTAAACTAGTCGATAACATAAATGCACCGTCCATTCTAACAAGAAAAGTATGCAGCAATCTGAAATTCTATCTGTAGCAGAACGTCTTATCCCGGCCTACCACGCCGAAGATTTCGAATTCCTTCTTTCTCAAATGACAGAAGGCGAATCTCCGTCTCTAAAACTGCTGGTTAAAATGGAACTGAATCGTATCATGGCTCCGTGTACAAAGAGCATTGATTTACGTGGGCGCATTGATAATGAATGTCGTCAGTTCACGTTAGACGGCCGTAAGCACTGGCTCGATGACATCGCGTTAAACGCATACCAACGTGGTACTAAAAAGTTTAAGGGCTACACAGAAGGCGCATGGGAGTTAGTCATGACTCCGCGAACTCAGCCTCTGAGCGTTGTTAAAACGTCTTCTCAAGGTAACCACGATATTACTAGCGCCAATAGCCCGTATGAAGCGGAAGCTATTAACCTAGGTTACGACTTAAAACGTCAAGAGAACAGACTCAAGATTAGCTCACAGGTTGAGATCACCACATCGAAAGGGCAAAGCCTACATGGTGTAACGGTTGATATCTCCCCGTCGGGTGCAAAGTTCAAGGTGCCGAGCGCCTTTCGATACAACCTCGGCGAAATCATCAGCGTTAAGTTCTCAGAGCTTATCGAAAAGTCCCAAGAAAACGATGTTAACCAAGCGGTTGAATTTCGTGTTCTGGGTATCGATGAATCATACGAGAACAATGCGGTCAAATTTCTAAGAACCATCAAGGTTAGCGACAATAATATTGTGGCTCGTTTGCTTGATGAGTCTTTAAATAGCACCAGTAAGAAAACCAGCCATGAGAACCAAGATAGGATCATTAGAACTCGTACACGAGGCATCGAACACACCTACCTAAAACATACCTGTAACCTGCCTTTGTTCTTCAGCGGTAGCGAACTCAAGCTTGCCCTACTGACGGATAACAACCACCCGTTATGGCAATACTGGCACGACGAGCGTAATCAACAAGCGCTGGGCACCCTGTTCAACGAGCAACGTATGAACCTGCTGGCGAAACCAGGAGTGAAGGGAACCAGTAACGTTATCTACTCTTTTACCCATGAACACCAAAGCAAGACCTTGTTCTATTCAATGATGCTACCTGAAGCCTCTCGTGAACAAAGACAACTGTTCTGGCACATCGGTGGTAAACGTAAAAGTTGGAAGGCGTTCAAGTTCTCGGTTTTCGAACTTTCAGACACCGAGCGACAAGCATTAGCTAAACACTCGGATACGCTCGCTCAAAGCTCAGCTCAACTGACGCATTGCGGAATTTTGCAAGAGATCGGCGATCACGAAAGTGCAGCTGACTATCTTTTGAGTGAAAAGCCACGCATTCCAAGCAGTGAATTGAACCGCTTCCGTCACCCGCGTACTGTCGTTGGCAATATTCAAAGCATCTACTTTGATTCTCAGACTCGTCGTAAAGAGCCGAGATACCAATTTAAGTCACCGTTGCAACTGACATCACAAGATGGCGCAGCGGCGAACGGACACACCTTAGATATCTCGAAGCGTGGACTGAGCATTAGCCTTGAACACCCGATGGCACTCAAGATTAATGATCCGGTATTAGTGAACTTCAATGAACTGCAGCTCTATGACAAGAACCTGCCACTGAGCACGGTGCCTTACCATGTAATTCGAGTGAGCCCGAATGGCCGTAACGTGCAATTGGTTATTGCCGAGAATACCAAGACAATGCGTACCATCGCTTTCCTTAAGGGGCTTATCGACCAAAATCAAAGCAAACTGATTAAGAAGCAAGAGATACTGCCAACGAACTCGTTGCTAGAATCATTGCACAATATATTGCTAAGCAAGATGGTCAGTAACCCGATCTTCATTGATAAGCCAAGCTCAACGCTGCGCTGTAAGATCATTGGTGTTAATTTCCCACTGAATAAGCACCTAACGTTACTGGCTAAGCTTGGACACAACCAAAAGTTCTCACTAGAGCCAATATTTAAGGGTCACACTAGCTCATTACTGGCTGAGCCAATGAAAAGAATCGAAGGCGCAGAGCCTAAACATCATGACGTCTATATTGCTGCGGTAAAGTTTGGTGACAAGATCCAATCGGTGCATACCAAGCTCGTGAAAGATTTTGCTTCGGCAAAAGAACGCATCTTATTCATTAAGAAGGCGCAGCACTTAGGTGATGTGTATGTGCTGCGTGTTACAACCGCGCCAATCTTTAATCCATTGACCACCTTGTTCCAATCGGATTTAGAAGCACTGGCACGAATTAGCATGCACCAAGCGAAGAAGCTAGAGAATGAGATCACCGCTTTTATCGGCTATGGTGAAATCGAAGACATTACTGATGAAGTGTTGATTCGATTAGAACTGACTCGCTAGCTTCGAATGATGTCTTAACTTAAGCATAAAAATAGAAAAAGCAGGCTCATCGCCTGCTTTTTTGTGTCCGTTGTAAACGCGCTCTTGTTTAGCGCTTAACGAATATGACTAAGGTTTCGCTTGCCAACTGATTTTTTGTTGCTTTGCTAATACGCCAGACAAGATACACAGCACACCACCTAAACCTGCGTAACGCACTGCGGTTTGAGCTTGCTGCTCTACCTTGGGTTTTGCATGGTAAGCAATCCCTAAACCCGCAGAGCCCATCATAACCAAGTCGTTAGCACCATCACCCACAGCAACCGTGTTATGCAGTTCCAATTCGTACTCTTCAGCCAACTCTACCAAGATATCCGCTTTGGTCTGCGCCGAAACAACATCTCCTAAGACTTCCCCCGTCAACTTACCATTGACGATCTCAAGCGTGTTCGACTGAGCATGGTCAAGATCAAGGGTATCTTTCAGGTAGTCTGAGAAGTAAGTAAAGCCACCGGATGCGATAGCAGTTTTCCAGCCAAGTTTATTGAGCGTATTAACAAGTTCAACAAGGTCTGGCATGAATGGCAGAGATTGACGCACTTGCTCAAGAATCGCTTCATCAGCACCTTTAAGTGCTCCAACCCTCTGGCGAAGGCTCTGTTCAAAATCGAGCTCACCTTGCATTGCGCGCTCTGTAATTTCAGAGACTAATTCCCCCACTCCAGCTAACTTAGCGATCTCATCAATACATTCAATTTGAATCGCTGTGGAGTCCATATCCATCACAATCAAACCTGGCTTAGATAAGTCTGGGACCTCGCTAAGGCAAGCATAATCAAGCTTCAATGCTTGTAGGATTTCTTCGTGGGCAGGCGTTAAATTGCCTGACATCAAAGCCACTTCATAATGCCCAACCTTCCATGTATCGAGAATGGTGTTGTAAGTGCCAGTGAAAAAGTCGATGTCATCAAAATATTGTGGAGATAGGTACTCGCCAAATACAATCCAGTTGGCTTTGGTCTTAGCGAGTTGAGAAGCGAAACGAGTCTCGGGGAGTCGAGTTAATAATGTCGTATGCCTTTTAATCGGCAGATATTTCTGAGCGTCCATGTGTATGATTCCTAATTAACTATGCTAAACGTTAACCTATTGCAATTTGAAAACGCAAGTCTCAATATGTCTTAATCATAACATTTGTTTATTTCAGGCTTCGTGAAACATGAATGAATCATTGTTCTCAATACGTAACGCTTTACGAATGCTAGCCCTCATTTTGTTGGCTACCATGTTCGTTGTAACGATTAAAAATACGGTCGTGATCAGTAAAGGTAACGAGAAGATCCAAGCAAAACAGTTGGAAACTCTTACTAAGCTGCTTATCTCTCAGGCATCACTTTCAGCCAGCAAGATGATCACGCAACAAGACCAAGAGCGATTGCTTGATCTCACTAACCAGCTATCCCAAGACCGATTGGTGTTCGATACCACCATCTATGACGCAGAGGGTATTCGACTGGCTTCGAGCGAAAAAGCCCTCTCGGTACGTGAGGTTCTTGGCTTAGATACGCCACTTTCAACAGCAAGTATCGGCAGACAACAATTAGTTGAACCTATTTATTCACCAGAGAAGACGATCATCGGCTTTATTCGAGTGACTTTTGAAACCGGAAAGATGACGGCGATTTCTGATCACCACTACCGCAAAAGTGATCGCTATATGATTGGTATGGTTTTGATGGGCTTCGTCAGTGGTGTGTTGTTCATTATGTTGATTCGTAGAAGACCAACTAAGTCAGGCGAGAACTTACTGTTGAAAAACGTAAACTCATAACGACTCAGTTCAAAAGATCCAATAAAAAGCCCCGACGCTCAGGCAGCGTCGGGGCTTTTTGTTATCTGTTACTTTATCAAGCTACAGTGAAGAACAATTATTCTTGGTCACCAAGAAGCACAGAATCCAGTGCAATCACCATCATGTCGTTGAAGGTCGTTTGACGTTCATCTGATGTGGTTTGCTCACCGGTTTTGATGTGATCCGAAACAGTACAAATCGTCAGAGCTTTTGCGCCGTATTCTGCACAAACGCCGTAGATACCTGCCGCTTCCATCTCAACGCCGACGATGCCGTATTTGTCCATAACTTCGAACATTTCAGGATCTGGCGTGTAGAACAGTTCAGCAGAGAAAAGGTTGCCGACTTTAACATCCACACCGCGAGCTTTAGCTGCATCTTCTGCCGCGCGCACCATTTTGTAATCTGCGATAGCCGCGAAGTCATGACCTTTAAAGCGAATGCGGTTCACTTTTGAGTCGGTACATGCGCCCATGCCAATAACCACATCACGCACTTTGATATCTTCGCTTACTGCACCACAACTACCGACACGAATGATCTTTTTCACACCAAAGTCTTTGATCAGCTCAGTCGCGTAAATAGAACAAGATGGGATGCCCATACCGTGCCCCATTACCGAAACCTTACGACCTTTGTAAGTACCCGTGTAACCAAACATATTACGAACATCACACACCTGAACTACTTCTTCTAAGAAGGTTTCAGCAATGTATTTAGCACGTAGCGGATCGCCTGGCATTAGAACTACGTCAGCGAAATCACCCATTTCAGCATTAATATGTGGAGTAGCCATTGAAAATATCCTTAGTCTCAAAACAAAAGAAAAGAGAGAGGTTTCCCTCTCTCTTAGTTAACCATTACAGAAAGCTTGTACCGTATCCCATTGGCGATGTGCCAAAGTATGACGCTAAGCTTTGACCGATATCAGCGAAGGTATCACGACGGCCTAGAGAGCCAGCTGGAACCTTGTTACCGTAAACAATCACAGGGATATGTTCACGAGTATGGTCTGAACCCGGCCATGTTGGGTCACAGCCGTGGTCTGCAGTTAGGATAAGCACGTCATCTTCTTTCATCATATCGATGATTTCATTGATGCGGCCATCAAAGTACTCAAGCGCAGCTGCGTAACCTGCAACATCACGACGGTGGCCGTATGCTGAGTCGAAATCAACGAAGTTAGTGAACACGATAGTGTTGTCGCCCGCTTCAGTGATCGCTTCTTTAGTTGCTTCAAATAGCGCTGGAATACCTGTTGCTTTGGTTTTCTGAGTGATACCACAACCTGCGTAGATATCAGAGATCTTACCGATTGAGTGAACGTTGCCGCCCTTCTCATCAACCAGTTTCTGAAGTACCGTCGCCGCTGGTGGCTCAACAGAAAGGTCACGACGGTTACCAGTACGTTCGAATTGACCTTTACCTGCGCCAATAAACGGACGAGCGATAACACGACCAATGTTGTAGTCAGCTAGCTCTTCACGAGCAATCTGACAAAGGTCTAATAGGTTTTGTAGGCCGAATGTCTCTTCATGACATGCGATCTGAAAAACAGAATCTGCAGAAGTGTAGAAGATTGGCAGGCCAGTCTTCATGTGTTCTTCACCTAGGTTATCTAGGATTTCTGTACCCGATGAGTGGCAGTTACCTAAGAAGTCAGATAGACCAGCACGCTCAAGGATGCGATCTGTCAGTTCTTTTGGAAAGCTGTTCTCTTTGTCAGTGAAGTAGCCCCAGTCAAACAATACCGGTACACCTGCGATTTCCCAGTGACCTGATGGCGTGTCTTTACCAGAAGACAGTTCAGCAGCGTGACCGTAAGCGCCAATTATCTCAGCGTCTGCATCCATACCAGGAGCAAAACGACCTGTAGACTCTTTGTGAGCCATCGCTAAACCTAGCTTAGACAGGTTTGGCAGCGTTAGTGGACCTTTACGATCCGCGTTATCTGCAAGGCCTTGATCACAATGGTCAGCAATGTGACCCATTGTATCCGAACCTACATCGCCGAATGTGTCAGCATCCGCTGTTTCACCGATACCGAATGAATCTAAAACTAAAATAAATGCTCTTTTCATTTTCTTCACCAACTTATTGCTCTTTGCACCAGAACTCTGTTTATCGGTATACACGAGGTATACCGATACCTGTTATTTACACGTCTTCAGAACGAATCTGACGGTAAACATCTGGCGTTGCTGTATATTCTCCGCCCACAGTGATTGCATTTTGTAATGCCGTCGCAGCTTCTTGCCACTGTTGTTCATTGCGAGCATGAATCATTGCTAATGGTTTATCGTCGCTTGTTACTTCGCCAAGGCGAATGAAGCTATCAAAACCGACTGCGTAATCAATGTTGTCTGTTGCTACGCGGCGACCACCGCCCATACCAACTACAGCCATACCAATGGCACGCGTATCCATCGCTGATACTACACCGCTTTCAAGTGCGTACACTGGTTTAATAATGTCTGCTTTTTCTAGGTAGTTATCGTAGTTCGTTACGAAATCTGCTGGGCCACCAAGGCCCGCTACCATTTTACCGAAGCACTCTGCTGCTTTACCGTTATCCAGTACTGCCATCAGTTTTTCACGCGCTTCGTCTGAATCTTTAGCTAGGTTACCCAACACCAACATTTCAGCACACGATGCTAGAGTGATCTCTAATAAGCGTGGGTTACGGTATTCGCCTGTTAAGAATTGAACCGCTTCACGGACTTCAACTGCGTTACCCGCTGAAGAAGCCAGAACTTGGTTCATGTCCGTTAGGATTGCTGTTGTCTTAGTACCTGCACCGTTTGCTACTGCAACGATCGATTTCGCTAGCTCTTCTGACGCTTCGTAAGTCGGCATGAATGCGCCTGAACCTACTTTTACATCCATCACTAGAGAATCAAGGCCAGCAGCCAGTTTCTTAGATAGGATTGAAGCGGTGATCAGTGAGATGTTGTCGACTGTTGCTGTGATATCACGAGTCGCATAAACACGCTTGTCAGCAGGTGCTAGATCACCCGTTTGGCCGATGATCGCCACGCCAGCGTCTTTGGTTACTGCACCGAACACATCGTTGGTAGGTGTAATGTTGTAACCAGGGATAGATTCGAGCTTGTCTAGCGTACCGCCAGTGTGGCCTAAACCACGACCAGAGATCATTGGAACGAAACCGCCACATGCTGCCACCATAGGGCCAAGCATCAGAGAAGTTACGTCGCCAACACCTCCAGTAGAGTGTTTATCAACGATTGGGCCATCAAAGTTCATGTGGCTCCAATCAATCACCATGCCTGAATCACGCATTGCACATGTTAGTGCGATACGTTCTGGCATCGTCATTTCATTAAAAAAGATAGCCATTGCGAATGCAGCAATTTGGCCTTCAGAAACCGTGTTTTTAGCGACACCTTGGATGAAGAAGTTAATTTCTTCTGTGGTCAGTACTTCGTTATCACGTTTTCTGCGAATAATTTCTTGAGGTAGATACATTAGTGCCTCCCAAACTCTAGTGAGTATGGTTTGTAGGGAAAGAGGTAATGTGGAGTGACTTAACGCCACTCCATCAAACAGACTTGTTATTTTCAATACTCTAAATATTTAGCGTTGCAGCTAGGCGACTATTCTCTTGAAAGAAAATCGAAGTTCATTCCTATGAGCATAGAGGCTCTATGTGATTAGGACGGCCGGCGAACCGGTGAACTTACGCAGTCAACAACGCTGCGGCGTCAAATATGACGAGTAAATTAGTATGCTGCTGGATCAGCAGTTTGGTCTGTCACTTCTAATGTATTAAGAAGGTTAGTTAGTAGGCTTGAAGCGCCAAAACGGTAGTGCATGTTGTCTGCCCACTCAGCGCCTAGTAGCTCATCAGCCATTGCTAGGTATAGTGCTGCATCTTGCGCAGTACGTACGCCACCAGCAGGTTTGAAACCAACTGTTTTAGCAACGCCCATGTCACGAATAACTTCTAGCATCATGCGCGCGTACTCTGGAGTCGCGTTTACTGGCACTTTACCTGTTGAAGTTTTGATGAAGTCTGCACCGGCTTCGATACAGATTTGAGAAGCTTTCTTGATCAGCGCTTCTTCTTTCAGTTCACCTGTTTCGATGATCACTTTAAGCGTGATGTCACCACAAGCTGCTTTACACTGTTTAACTAGCTCAAAGCCAACTTCTTCGTTGCCAGCAATAAGAGCACGGTATGGGAATACTACGTCAACTTCGTCTGCGCCGTACGCTACTGCTGCTTTTGTTTCTGCAACAGCAATTTCGATGTCGTCATTACCATGAGGGAAGTTAGTTACAGTCGCAATGCGTACTTCTGGAGTACCTTGCTCACGCAACGCTTTCTTAGCGGCTGGGATAAAGCGAGGGTAAATACAGATTGCAGCGGTATTGCCTACTGCAGTCTTCGCGTCATGACAAAGCGCCACTACTTTTTCAGTAGTGTCGTCGTCATTTAGCGTAGTTAGGTCCATAAGTTTAAGTGCACGTAGAGCTGCTGCTTTTAAATCGCTCATTTCTATCTCCGATCAATATATTCAAATAGTTAACTACTTCGCCCTCCATCCAGTATAGATGGATATTTTAGTAATGCTCAGTAGCCACAAATGAACGGACTTGGTTCCCTGAAGACTTGATAACTTTCGCTACCAATTGCAATCCTTGTCACCGCACAGTACCAGTTTGGTCTATGGCACAACAAATCAGTCATGTTGTGTCTAACATCTATAGCGTATCGCTAATTTTGGCTTAATCCCAGAAGAATAACGTTCGAGTTGATTTCGAGGTTACTTTCTTGCCAACAGAGACATCCTATCCCTTTAGCTTATACATTATAGGTATCCATCAATAAATTGTAGTGCTCCTTAGAACGCAAACGGTTTGTATCTCAAAAAAACATTCTAGACCCATTGTCGACTTCAAGCTGATGCTTATGCTCATGCCAAAGAATCACTAGGCCTAAAAACAAAAAAGCCCCGCAGCAATTTCTTGCTACGGGGCGATATTATTATGGCGTCTATATATCGATTTCTAACTAATTAGAAAGACAGGAAGAAGCCAGCAATTGTTGCTGCCATCA is a genomic window containing:
- a CDS encoding elongation factor G, with amino-acid sequence MADLSKYRNIGIFAHVDAGKTTTTERILKLTGQIHKTGEVHDGESTTDFMEQEAERGITIQSAAVSCFWNDHRLNVIDTPGHVDFTVEVYRSLKVLDGGIGVFCGSGGVEPQSETNWRYANESEVSRLIFVNKLDRMGADFYNVVDQVKNVLGATPLVMVLPIGREDEFVGVVDLLSRKAYVWDDTGLPENYEITDVPADMVDDVEQYREELIETAVEQDDDLMEAYMEGEEPSIEDIKRCIRKGTRDIAFFPTFCGSAFKNKGMQLILDAVVDYLPAPTEVDPQPLMDENGEETGEHAIVSTDETFKALAFKIMDDRFGALTFVRIYSGKLNKGDTILNSFTGKTERVGRMVEMQADDRNELTSAQAGDIIAIVGMKNVQTGHTLCDPKDQVTLEPMVFPTPVISIAVSPKDKGGSEKMGIAIGKMVAEDPSFQVETDEETGETILKGMGELHLDIKVDILKRTYGVDLTVGAPQVAYRETITQAIEDSYTHKKQSGGSGQFGKIDYRIKPGEAGSGFKFNSVVVGGNVPKEFWPAVEKGFASMMENGVLAGFPTLDVEVELFDGGFHAVDSSAIAFEIAAKGAFRQSMPKAGAQLLEPIMNVDVFTPDDHVGDVIGDLNRRRGMIKDQQAGVTGVRIKADVPLSEMFGYIGHLRTITSGRGQFSMEFAQYAPCPTNVADEVIAKVKAEKEAGK
- the radA gene encoding DNA repair protein RadA, with product MAKAKRAYVCNDCGADFPRWQGQCNACGAWNTITEVRLAASPQVARNERLSGGYAGGTTESSVQTLSEIDLQEVPRFSSGFKELDRVLGGGVVPGAAILIGGNPGAGKSTLLLQTMCQLSSQLPTLYVTGEESLQQVAMRASRLGLPKEHLKMLSETNVDKICQVAEKEQPKIMVIDSIQVMHVADVQSSPGSVAQVRESATALTRYAKQNNVAVFLVGHVTKDGTLAGPKVLEHIIDCSVLLDGGTDSRFRTLRSHKNRFGAVNELGVFAMTGQGLKEVSNPSAIFLSRGEEETSGSSVMVVWEGTRPLLVEIQALVDYSQLANPRRVAVGLEQNRLSLLLAVLHKHGGLQMADQDVFVNVVGGVKVTETSADLALVMALLSSFRDRALPKDVVVFGEVGLAGEIRPVPSGQERLNEAFKHGFKKAIVPAANMPKGGIPGMQIHGVKKLSEAINAFDEL
- a CDS encoding PilZ domain-containing protein, whose protein sequence is MQQSEILSVAERLIPAYHAEDFEFLLSQMTEGESPSLKLLVKMELNRIMAPCTKSIDLRGRIDNECRQFTLDGRKHWLDDIALNAYQRGTKKFKGYTEGAWELVMTPRTQPLSVVKTSSQGNHDITSANSPYEAEAINLGYDLKRQENRLKISSQVEITTSKGQSLHGVTVDISPSGAKFKVPSAFRYNLGEIISVKFSELIEKSQENDVNQAVEFRVLGIDESYENNAVKFLRTIKVSDNNIVARLLDESLNSTSKKTSHENQDRIIRTRTRGIEHTYLKHTCNLPLFFSGSELKLALLTDNNHPLWQYWHDERNQQALGTLFNEQRMNLLAKPGVKGTSNVIYSFTHEHQSKTLFYSMMLPEASREQRQLFWHIGGKRKSWKAFKFSVFELSDTERQALAKHSDTLAQSSAQLTHCGILQEIGDHESAADYLLSEKPRIPSSELNRFRHPRTVVGNIQSIYFDSQTRRKEPRYQFKSPLQLTSQDGAAANGHTLDISKRGLSISLEHPMALKINDPVLVNFNELQLYDKNLPLSTVPYHVIRVSPNGRNVQLVIAENTKTMRTIAFLKGLIDQNQSKLIKKQEILPTNSLLESLHNILLSKMVSNPIFIDKPSSTLRCKIIGVNFPLNKHLTLLAKLGHNQKFSLEPIFKGHTSSLLAEPMKRIEGAEPKHHDVYIAAVKFGDKIQSVHTKLVKDFASAKERILFIKKAQHLGDVYVLRVTTAPIFNPLTTLFQSDLEALARISMHQAKKLENEITAFIGYGEIEDITDEVLIRLELTR
- the serB gene encoding phosphoserine phosphatase codes for the protein MDAQKYLPIKRHTTLLTRLPETRFASQLAKTKANWIVFGEYLSPQYFDDIDFFTGTYNTILDTWKVGHYEVALMSGNLTPAHEEILQALKLDYACLSEVPDLSKPGLIVMDMDSTAIQIECIDEIAKLAGVGELVSEITERAMQGELDFEQSLRQRVGALKGADEAILEQVRQSLPFMPDLVELVNTLNKLGWKTAIASGGFTYFSDYLKDTLDLDHAQSNTLEIVNGKLTGEVLGDVVSAQTKADILVELAEEYELELHNTVAVGDGANDLVMMGSAGLGIAYHAKPKVEQQAQTAVRYAGLGGVLCILSGVLAKQQKISWQAKP
- a CDS encoding YtjB family periplasmic protein, whose protein sequence is MNESLFSIRNALRMLALILLATMFVVTIKNTVVISKGNEKIQAKQLETLTKLLISQASLSASKMITQQDQERLLDLTNQLSQDRLVFDTTIYDAEGIRLASSEKALSVREVLGLDTPLSTASIGRQQLVEPIYSPEKTIIGFIRVTFETGKMTAISDHHYRKSDRYMIGMVLMGFVSGVLFIMLIRRRPTKSGENLLLKNVNS
- the deoD gene encoding purine-nucleoside phosphorylase, with product MATPHINAEMGDFADVVLMPGDPLRAKYIAETFLEEVVQVCDVRNMFGYTGTYKGRKVSVMGHGMGIPSCSIYATELIKDFGVKKIIRVGSCGAVSEDIKVRDVVIGMGACTDSKVNRIRFKGHDFAAIADYKMVRAAEDAAKARGVDVKVGNLFSAELFYTPDPEMFEVMDKYGIVGVEMEAAGIYGVCAEYGAKALTICTVSDHIKTGEQTTSDERQTTFNDMMVIALDSVLLGDQE